The stretch of DNA GTGATGAGAGTGCAAGTGGTGCAGTTCTCAGCCTAGACAGGTGGATCTAATGACTTCACATTACACTTTATGTAATTGTATTTCTGAAAGCAAAGTGGAAGATGAATACTGCTATCGCCAAATAATTCCTTGATTCTCATCAGTCAGTCGACTTTTACTGGAGCAAACTTGTCATTTTAAGTTGGGGGAAGGTGGGAGGAACCATTGTCCCTAGTGACAATAGCATAACTAGATGGATGCACGTGTGTAAATACATACCCACAAAATGCATAGACATAGCATCTATTAGAACATCTTAGAAAATCACCCTAAGTAAATCAAGTTTCTACCCAGTTCGAACATTTACCCCGACTCTCCTTTCTTAGTCTCCTAAGGTCCCTGACTACAGTGTGTGTATAGGCCGTTCAGGTCAAATTTTATGAAAGCCCTGTAACTGacttaggtttttgtttttttttaatgggaactTCAAAGCCTAATTTCAAATACGAGAAGTTTCAGTTGGGTAGCCTACTAGAAAGTGAGCGTCAAAACAACGCAAAGAAGAGTCCTGGTGCACATTTCTGAGCAGTTTGGCTAAATAACTTGGCTTTCCTGTTACTATCAGCATCAGCCCCGCGAGCATCCCACCACCCCTGCCGAAATCACGCACAGAAAAATTCATTACGCTATAAAAGTGGGCAGTTCGGTTCATTCTCCATCTTGGCCTTCATGCTTGGAAATGGCCAAAGAAGGAAGCAGACGCCGTCCACCCTAAGTATCATCCTTCACTCCCACTTGTCTAGGCTTTAGGAGTCTTCTAGACAAAGGCTCGGGGAAGACTTTCCCAGCATACTCACTCTTTTTTACTGGttacttcctcccctccccccacccctttcttccCATACAGGGTCAAAGTCAGAAAATGAGATACAAGACTTCCTTGGTAATGAGGAAAAGATTACGACTTTACAGAAACGCCCTCAAAGAATCAAGTAagtttctctccccccaccccacccccaattaaGTATCTTGTGAGTGTTCGGGTGAAGTTGcttgctgttttttttaattttcctttttttgtgcgTGTTGAATTTGGGGATTTTGCGTGGAAGGGGTAGGAACGCACGAATTATTGAGGTTTGTTCAATCTTTAGGTTAAGTGAGTCCATTTTTTGAgctttatatttcatttacttGCATAAACACAAATCAGGGCCATTCCGACCCACCAAAGCCGGGTAAACCCTCTTCAAAGATGACTCGTTCCGACGCTCTAGAATTAATATTTGACGACTCTCTCGTTGGAACAACCACCCCTGACCTTCTGCGATGCCACTGTCACATTATTCTATGACATATTCATCTTGAATTCATTTACGGACGATTTGATTGGAATGAGGTTTGACATGTATTGGATCCTATTAAAGAAGAAGACTTTGATCTTGTTGATGGGGTAGACATGATATGTCTCATCTTTACTAAGGAGACCAGCCTTCCACAATGTGGTGAAGACCAACTTTCCACCATGCCTTGTCTAAATAGTTAGTCACTGACATCTGCTCAGACAGGAAAACCTTAATCCTAAAGACTTTAATTCgatattccattaaaaataagcTGTGGTTGTGTTTTTGCTTCAAGGCACGGTACTTACTAAAATATGAAATACACTCCCAGTTTCTTATGATTTCCACAGTTTCTCTAATGTTCCTACAGAATATTCTTTCTGAAGAAATGGACAGTCACTGGAGGGAGATGCCCACTGTCCTTTTCTTACATTTAAtagtttaaagagaaaaaagaaaacattgctCTTTGCATGTTTCTCTAGTTAGGGATAGTTGTGTTGAAGTTGAATgaacttcatttcctttcttagaCAATCTTGAAACCTATTCCTTATTCTTCCATAATACTCCCATGTCGTTTTTATAAACAAGACATCTTAGTGAATGAAATCCATACCAAAAAGCACAGCTTTTCCTACCACATCTATTCTTTTAATGGTAATTACAGATAAGTCTTTTGCAGAGtagaggaaggaaattttcttttttctttttttttcttcttcatttagtCCTGAGGTTCCACAATGAATTTGCCTACTTTGacgtgaaaaaaaatcaatgttcttCCATAGACTTTTGACTACTGACTAAAATTTCATGCTATAATCTCACCTGGAGCAGAAATTTAATTccagagagaaatgagaaatctttatttcaatagCTAGGAAGGAAATTATACTTTGGATTGAATAACCCattcttttatgaaattattCCATAATGTAAATGGATCTCTAATAAAGTAAGCAAATGAATGGTTGATCATACTTAGCTTGATGCAGCCAGAAAAGGTTTGTGGTATCTAAGGTTTGCTACTGAGCCCTAAGAATATTAGAAGTCATTTTAAAACATAGCATAATTTTAAAGatacaaataactttttttatttctatatgtaAATATTGAAAAATCTAAAGACCAGATTCATATAGGGAAATATGTTACTTACAACTTAGATCCTTTACAATTCTGAATCCTATACTGTGAGAATCCTAAAAAGTTTCAGATATACTGAATGCATGAATTTATTCACTGGGGAAATACAGTGCAAGAGAATAATTGTGaactaaagagatcataaaaactGACTGAAAGAAGCATCATTGAATGTTCTATacattttaactatattaaaaaattctgagaGGTAGTACTGTGTTTGCACTATcaaagagacagatagatagacaagAGACAAAGACACAAAAAGAGACTGACATAGACTGTGACTGACACAGAGAGACATAGGCataaaaagacagagacaaagagacagagagagagaagagaaaattgaacatTTCACATATAGCAGTGACTTCCAAGGTCCTGTATTCCATAAGATTTCTGAGAGCTtaattatctttaataaataaagcaAACACCTCTGCATTCTTAAGATTTGAGTTGGCCCAGGGTGTGTAAATATTATGTATGCACTCAGACACCAATATGTACCACTGCAGTGTAGATTTTTCAAAAGCTTCTCCAGAACTAATTTCCTCTTGAAATCAAATAGGAAGATGGACTGCCATTATTTTGTAACCAAATAGTTACCTTTTGTTTAGTTGTGTATATGCTTTTGCTACAACTATTTGGTTGTATtattggaaaggagagaaaaaggccAACTACCTGCTTGATTGTTACTGTGGCTTAGTTTTTTTTCTCCAACTTTCCTTTGACCCTAACAGTCTCTGTAATAACCCACCAGAGGAATTTCCTTGAATAGCCATCTTCTGTTGTCCAGCTCCTAAGGTAGTATCTGAATTCATTCTGAACTCTATCTTTCATTTTAGCTGCTAAGATTGGCTAAAGGTCTGTTTTTTTTCACTTGGTTCAGAGGTAACCCATCCAAACATTTATCTAATTGTATAGGTACAATAGGACATCGCTGCCAGTACTCAAGACTGCTGtttaagatggggggggggttcccCTATCAAATTTTGAATAAACCTGAAGGGGTAAAAATATTAGGAACAGCAAAATTTCTTCTCTGTATATTAGAACTACTTTATGAGTTTCAActcaaaatatgttattccaacATTTCTGCTAAGattagagaaatttataaaatccaCAAGATGGCCACTGGTCCTTCAAGAAGAAACAatcaaaaatgtatttcagtcttaAAGCATTCTAGGAAAGAATGTATCTGGGCATAAGCTATATGGAATCCcccttttcagtcatttttttctgggACAAGTAAATAGATCCCCCTTACTACCCACAAACTCAGGTGAGCAGATGTTCAAAGTTTTCCAAGGGACACTATTATAAAGCATGCACATTTACATCATGACAGGGAGAACCCCTCTTATACAGTGATGCTGCTATTCATTGACTGCAGTTACAGAAGTCTCCCAGGGGTTTCCTCAAAACTAAATACAAATGCACAttgaacatacatatatgtggatTTGAATACACCTTGCACATGTACATTgttgtatatatgcacatacattatatctgtatatatgtatgtcatacaTTCATATTGTTTATGTACTGGTAGACATATTGAACAATTAAGTGGTTcattaaacaaaactaaatttGAAGAAACCCTTAGTGGATGACAAAACCTTTAAACAATCTGTTTTACAGGTACAAAACTTAATTTCAAATATACTTTAGGTGATCAGCCATTTGGGATATTTTCCTCTCCTTAAGGTAGGACTTTCGCCAGGctaagaactgagtcaaactcaGTGCTTTAAAGGTTAGGAGAAAAATTGCTTGACTCCAAGGTTTATGTAATCTCTATTTATTTGTGAGTAACAGCTGAGTATTTCCTTACATTTGCATGCGTGAGTTTTCTATACAACCTTAGAAATGAATCACTAAACACTTGCTGACCCCTGGAATCCCAAACTTTAAATATGGCCAAGGATGGAACATTCCTTTCTGAAACAGTTTCCAACATCTGAAAgtcatcctgaaaaaaaaaaagttccttcaGATCCAGGTTTGTTGATGATGACGAAGTAAGAGAAAATGGTGGTGGGGGGTGAGGAGCAAAGGAGAGAACAGATCCTAACATCTACCCTCAAAATTCCATATGGTAAGACACTCACTACAGATGCTTTGTTTAATGAGGGAACTATCATGGAGAAGTCCTGGGCTGTCCGATAGGCTCCCATACTTTAAAAACTCAACTGGGGCATCGATTGGGAGTGGAGAGTTAGATTTGCTAAGCTCTTGGGGGCCCTGACAGTGGAATGCTTCGGGCTTGTTAAGGCCCAACGAAATTCTTCTAAGAGTTAATCCCTGTGCTGAATTGCATCGTGCAGAGAGTATCCTGAGAAAAAGTGAACAATAAGTTATTTGACCAAAGTTAACAAGAATCTGCCTGTGATTTAGAAATGCATTCAATGatttggatctttttttaaaaacaaaagaaattgacTTAGCAGGAAGCATACACGAAAGGTCCTCATTCATTGAGAGGAGGGCTCActatacattcattttttttcctatcctttcTCCTCTACCCCTACCccaagaaagaaaatagttattTCATCTCAAATGGGagagtctatttttttcttatttctttctccatttaccAACCTCCAGTTGGAAACTGAAGTAAGCAGTTCTGCACTTGGGACAGAACTGCTTGAAGTCAGCCAGAGTCGAACAAGCACACAGTCGGACAGTCGGTCTCTGGGCCCCCTTCCTCGCCTACTGAAGCCTGTCCTAAAGCTAGTTAGCGGTGGATGGTGGTTTCCGTCCTTGCCCCTTTAAATCGGAAGGCATTGAAGACTGCACCATCCGGTAAAAGCAGACAAAGGAAATTACCTCATTGCTTGCTCAACACTCAGCTCCCTCTTAACCTAACGGGTTTCTCATCGGCTACTTTCACGCACCAGTAGCTCTCCGCCACTTAACTGCACAGAATGGGAATCAGACAGCGAGCATCTCCTCGCTGAAGTTCCTGATCTCTAGCCGCAGAAGGAGCAATCTAGTGGGCCGCCATCCTCCATCCTGGTGGTGGTCATCCTCGGCAAGGGGATCTGatggatgaaagagaaagaaagaaagaaagaaagaaagaaagaaagaaagaaagaaagaaagaaagaaagaaagaaagaaagaaagaaagaaagaaagaaagaaagaaaggaaggaaggaaggaaggaaggaagggaggaaggaaggaaggaaggaaagaaggaaggaaggaaggaagagcgaaaggaaggaaggaaaagagagaaaggaaggaagcagaagcgataaagaaaggaagaagaagagagaaagaaagaaagaaggaaaggaaggaaagaaagaaagaagaaaggaaggacggaaagaaggaaggaaggaagcaaggggaaaaaagaaaataagagaatgagaaagaaaagaaagaaagctctcCCACTAgcaaggtgggggagggggcggaCCGTGGAGAAGTTAGGCATGTAGTCAACAAGTGTCAGTGAGCAAACTTAACCAGCTTTCGCTTCCCAGGGGAGTTCTGTCTCCGAAGCTGGGGAGCGCAGCTTGTCCTCGCTCTAGGGAGCCCCCTCCCTTCCCTCGCTCCAGACTGTGGAGTCAGATGCTTTTTAATGGATGGGACCCGGGTAGCTTCTGGAAATGAAAATGAacgtgatttaaaaaaaaatacaaaaatcctGGCTTCTGAGGCGAACGCCCCTGAAGTTAGCCAGGGTATTGGCAGGCAAGGAAGCCGATCTAGTAGCTCTCCTTCGAGTAAAGGTTCTAAACCGCCAGCATTTCCTCACTTGGAgtgtggggaggagagaagagggaaagaaagtttGGGATCATCACATTCTTCTCCGGATGcttagttttgtttctttcttttgttttgcacatattggattttttttttgtgggttggTTGTTGTTTTGAGAGAAGGGATGTTGGAGGAGCAGGACCTGGAGCTGGAAATGGGGTAGGGTTTAGGAGGTTATTTTCGATCAGACTTTTGGAAAAGCTTCCTTTGCCCCCATTTTGTGTCACAAAGACCTCTGGGTATTGTCCTGTTAACGAGTAGACACTAACCATCTCCAGACTGCCACAAACTGGAAAGTGGATGaccttgcaccccccccccccccccccccccccgtcatcCGGGGGCCAGGCACGAACACTGATCTTCTGGGTTTGCTATTCAGGTCTTCTGCCTGGGGAGTGGAGAcatagagggagagggagggggggagagagggggagagagagagagagagagagagagagagagagagagagagagagagagagagagagagagagagagactcagatAACCAAGTTAAGTACAGGGATTTCCAAGGCAGAGGATGTGAGGATGTGCCAGCCTACTCTCCAGCTGCTGCCTAATTTCAACCGGATTATGGCTGTCTCTAAGCTCATCGTAGTTCCCCAAGCTGAGAAAAGAATTGAAGGAGCTCCCAGAAGCAGCCCAAGTTTCCGTAGGTCTTCCCACTGCAGCTATAGCCGCCGCGGGGCTGTTTTAGCTCCGTGACCAACCTCTGCTCCTTCAGTGGCCCGAGACCTCGGCTTAGCCAGGGGACCTGGGAGCAGATCTGAATTTGTCAATTAAacagggttttattttttaatgttcttaatGAAAATATCAGGCATAACTCAGaatgtaaaggaaaagaaaaaaaagaaaggcgagcaaaggggaaaaaaggagggaaagaatgctACAAAACCAAAAGTGTTTTAAGAAGGGActtgtgtggggggggggaagacagaGCGAAAGAAAAGAATTGGTGCCCCAGTCAGGGCGCATGTGCAGTGTGAATGAGactatgtctgtgtgtgtgtgcgtgtgtgtgttctgtgcatgtgtgtatgtgtgtgtgtgagtgtgtgtgtttccCCTTCCAGCTTAAAGCCTTTCAGTCTCCAGCAGGACCTGTCATCAATGACGTCAATCATCCGGCGCCGGCCAATCAGAGGGTGGGGTAATTGTTTAGCTCTCTGGGCTGCAGCCGTGTCCATGAATCTCTATTCAGTATCTCCCTGCGTCCTGCTGCTGCCTCTCAAGCGTATGGGATTCCACGTaggcattaaaaagaaaaaaaagccaaaacttgaaaaaaaaaactttgcaaaagttttttttttcttttcctcctccccgcTGTCAGGTGACTGTGGCGTTAGAAGCCATGAGTGTGGAGGCTTTGGGGAGCCCAGTGATGGAACCAGCTGCACTCTCCAAACGGAACCCGGCGCTGAGATTAGTTGACTTGGCAGGGgctcatcatcaccatcaccaccatcatcaccaccatcccCCACAGAGCGTCACAGGCTTCCCGGGGTTCGCCGGTCACCCCCACTCAATGGCTCCCTCGCACCCTGGGGAGTACGCTGCCGAATCCCGCCTAGGGCCGAGTCCATTCCGAGCCGAACACATGGGGCACCATCATCCCTCGGCCCTCAAACTCAGCCCTGCCCATCATCCTCATCCCCACCACcgacaccatcatcatcaccaccaccaccaccaccaccaccatcatccttctcctcctccacctcctcctcctcctcctcctcctcattctatGGCAGGAGGCCACGCTGAGGTGGTCGGTAGTCCAACCGGAGCGTTTGGCCCAGTTCCTCCACCAGCTCTGCCTTACCCTGTCTCTCACCCCGCTCAGACGCTTACAGCAGGTAGGGACTTCTTAATACGCAGAGATCTGCCAGCCCCCATGATGCCAGGGCTAAACGAGCAGCCCCCTGCTCCCAATTCTCACCACGGACTGTTTGTCTCAACAACAGGTAGCTATTCTGGACACCATGGCCACCACCACCCCGAAGCTGGGCATCACTCTCTTTTCTCTGGACTCCATGAGCCGCCTCCCCAGGCCTCCCCAGGTGGCCATCTGAACGGACAGATAAGACTGGGACTACCTGGAGACATGTACGCCAGGTCCGAGCATTTCACTCAAGTGCCCGCCTCCAGGACAGATCCTTTTGCTGCAGCTTCTCTGCATAACTACGGGGGCATGAACCTGAACGTGAACCTAGCTCCCCACCACGGCCCCGGAGCCTTCTTTCGCTACATGCGGCAGCCCATCAAGCAGGAGCTCATCTGTAAGTGGATCGAGGTGGACCAAGCGCCCAAAAGACTTTGCAACAAAACTTTCAGCACCATGCACGAGTTGGTCACCCACGTCACGGTGGAGCACGTTGGAGGCCCGGAGCAATGCAATCACATCTGCTTCTGGGAAGAGTGTCCGAGAGAGGGAAAACCCTTCAAAGCCAAATACAAACTTGTAAACCACATCCGAGTGCACACGGGGGAAAAACCCTTCCCCTGTCCTTTCCCGGGGTGTGGGAAAGTGTTTGCTAGATCAGAAAATCTCAAAATACACAAAAGAACTCACACAGGTCAGTATTCATCGCTCTCTATCTTGTTCAGCCACTATGATGCAAGCAAGTGGTGTATTTTTGTGTGTACCCTCGCTGTTGGCTTTCAACTCTTGTATTTGTGTTTCCCCCTGTGCCAAAGTCCATAAAATATTAATTCCGCTTTTCTATTTTTAGATTCATTCAAGTTTTGGAGTCTGAGGGCGTAGCTAAGAGGTTTCTGTTCTGGGAAGGGTCAGAGGGGGAGTTGAGGATGTGTATGTCCCTTTGGATGAGTTGTGTGTTCACAcgattgaaatattttaaaggctATGGaggctgtttaaaaaaaatcaaatcggTGTGGCGAGCTCGCAAGCGAAGAGTGAACAATGGGGCCTCTAACTTTTTCCAGGCGGTCTTGACTCCTGTGGCTGAACTCTTCCTGCCTTTAAATGGGTGCTTCTTGCTCACTGCTGCCTGCTCTAGGGTTcagcaagataaaaaaaatgatgttaGGGGGACTTTGAAGAATCATGCGTATCTGAATTTCGAAgtcctccccccccttttttagacTCGCAGAGACAACAGACCCCACGCATTTTGTGAAACCTCATCCCTAGCCAGAGCCTAGGAACAATTGGGCCTATCTGCTTGAAATGTCATTTACTGAACTGTTAAGTGAAATGGGGACATGTGTCAAACACATCTGTTAGTTCTAGTTAACAGAGAGGAGAGTCGCTGGATGGAAGATCCTGCAAAGCTTGAACTCCTCCGGCCAGAAGCATCTATAATTAATGAAATTGCAAGGAGAAAGTTTTCACACTTCCCGGAACAGCCTGTGAAGTTGTATTAATTAGTTTAGCAGCCCGTATTTGTAGTCTCTTTAGCtgttaaggttttttttatcCCTGTTCAAGTACCAGgagcccccctcccccatttttcaGGGGAGGGGGATTAGAGGGAGGAAataggagggaggggaagagaaaaggggagggagaagagagaatgaaatcTATTCCAATATagttcttctctccccctccccctttgcATCtccctagccacccctattcctGCATCACCTCTATTTTTATAGAGTAACTTATTATCCGGAGTCTGCCTAGCTATCGCGACTTCGTACTTCTTCGGAGAACGAACAAagttctcccttcttcccagGGTAGGGCCAGCCATAGATCTGAAGAACACTACGGAGAATTTCTGTCccgtctccccccccccccccccccgcccctttcCCCCTACCCAGGCCAAACTTAGAGCCTACTTGCCTCATCCTCTTCCTTGAAAGCAGCATCTCCTTGGGCTGACTATTTTTCACAGTCTCCCCTCTCGAGATCTTTTTTGGCTTCTACGCAGACCTTGGATCTAGCACCACGCCTCCAAGTGTTATTTTGATTGAGGGGTTCAAAAGAAATCCCTCTGCTCCAAGTGGTAAGAATGACACCTTCTGCTGCCTTCTAGTCGACTCGGAGCAGGTAGAAAGAGTCATTAACAGGCCAACTCATCCTTAATGACAGCGCGTTCCTTGAGTAAACAAACTTTTACTGCTCTTTACCGGCCCACTGTTTGAAGTCTCTGAAGCAGAAAATGGTTAAATTCTTAGTGAGATTGACCTACAGCAAAGAAGCAAGTTCAGGGCGTCGCAGAGAGCCTAGGTTCGGGGCTGTTAAGCACAAATTTCTAAGTCTCCACTTTTCACTTTCAGCTTCCATTGTGATTAATTACCGCGCCGTGTAAAAATCCTACAGGGCCTGGCGGATTCCCGCGCTTCTACTAAACACCCTaagttgtcaaaaaaaaaaaaacccaccaccaAAATGTTTCTGAAATTGCAATAGAACTGGCTACAAATTATTCATGAGGACAGTTCTAGATTCAACAGGAAAATAATTGCCTTTTCAAATATTAATGACGTTTCATTTCCTTCAGTCCGGGGAAGTAGAGAAAAGCAGGGACTTCCTGAGATCCAGAGAATTTCGCTCTTTAGATAAGGGATCGAACTGAAAAGCACCTTAAGCCGGCAGCACCGAGGGGTTTGCTTTACCTTGGGGAGCTTAGGAGGAGGCAGCGGGAACAATGGGGCGATagggatggggaggagagagaagggggaccCTAGCTAGCCCTGCTCGGCGGTGTAGCTTTCATTTTCTCGTTGTCTCCTGAAGCTCAGGCCCCTAACCTCCCCTCCCACCGggtctctcttccctcccctggTTCCTGGAGCCAAATGGAAAGATCTCGAGGTGGAGTCCCATAGAGCAGGAAAAATAAAACCGATCGAGTACGATTTCTCCCTAAATACTTGTGCCCAGCTACAAGTGTGCGATAAAATGGCGGTTGCAGAGGGGCCGCCCCAGACTTCCTAACTTGGCCCGGCAGCTTGCAGCGGGAGGCGGGTCCCTGGAGCCCCAAAGGGGACGGCCCGGCTCGGCCGCCAGGCCCGGGACCTTTGTGGAGGCCCAGCAGAGGCGGGAGGAGCCGGAGTCTCCACCCGGAGTGCGGCGGAGCGCCTCCAAAGGCAGGCTCGGAGGATCGGGGATCCGCGCCCTGCCTGCCTTCCCGGCAGGCCAGGCCACATCTGCTCCCCCAGACTGCGCTTGGAGCTCACTCGCTTGCTCGGCTCTCCGGCCAACGGGACAGAGACGCTTCCCGGACCCCCG from Macrotis lagotis isolate mMagLag1 chromosome 6, bilby.v1.9.chrom.fasta, whole genome shotgun sequence encodes:
- the LOC141491642 gene encoding zinc finger protein ZIC 4-like; this encodes MSVEALGSPVMEPAALSKRNPALRLVDLAGAHHHHHHHHHHHPPQSVTGFPGFAGHPHSMAPSHPGEYAAESRLGPSPFRAEHMGHHHPSALKLSPAHHPHPHHRHHHHHHHHHHHHHHPSPPPPPPPPPPPHSMAGGHAEVVGSPTGAFGPVPPPALPYPVSHPAQTLTAGRDFLIRRDLPAPMMPGLNEQPPAPNSHHGLFVSTTGSYSGHHGHHHPEAGHHSLFSGLHEPPPQASPGGHLNGQIRLGLPGDMYARSEHFTQVPASRTDPFAAASLHNYGGMNLNVNLAPHHGPGAFFRYMRQPIKQELICKWIEVDQAPKRLCNKTFSTMHELVTHVTVEHVGGPEQCNHICFWEECPREGKPFKAKYKLVNHIRVHTGEKPFPCPFPGCGKVFARSENLKIHKRTHTGEKPFKCEFEGCDRRFANSSDRKKHSHVHTSDKPYNCKVRGCDKSYTHPSSLRKHMKVHCKSPPPSSGYDSSTPSLVSPSSDSGRDPPGSAAAPTEPGASSRAANLSEWYVCQSSGPNALPAPPSPAPSPDSGEEAAAATAATAATAAAAAAEAAAAAATAATEAAAAAAATEAAAAATAAATAAAAHTNCEARPCY